Proteins encoded by one window of Anopheles maculipalpis chromosome 2RL, idAnoMacuDA_375_x, whole genome shotgun sequence:
- the LOC126568654 gene encoding neuralized-like protein 4, producing MSSTVFHRRCGKRITLTNGNRTAMRNVSEFNHGLVLSAEPLQDDVLFEVRIDEKIQAWSGSIEIGITTVNPESTELPPCAMKLRNTTWVMSGISVLNDGLLLVESYGLDLEKLGEGDRVGVQRTARGELVFYVNGEPQGVAARDIPRQVYALVNLYGKCVQVTITSGQLADLPGPEYGACTSSEDISASPQISQNIDLPMSVEMSVNGATATTNSTVVAATTSCSSSVITSSTEGTSDPSDKLRFHTRCGSLVKLSSNCRTAERRRPLDEFNNGVVMTHRPLWDNELFEIRIDRLVDKWSGSIEVGVTTHCPSALQFPATMTNLRSGTIMMSGCGILTNGKGTRREYGEFNLDELREGDRVGMMRKSNGNLHYYINGRDQGVAATRVAQTLWGVIDLYGMTIKVTIVDRDEREQRNLVTRRNHMLSMPAQIQELPLSSTLPHTGTTTNGSPSEVDGVGSTLLDRLLFHQMCGSHASVTHSGRTALRPNASDDFNNGVVLTRRPLRPNELFQVRLERVVTKWAGSIEMGVTTHSPTELDFPFTMTNVRTGTWMMTGNGVMHNGMTVIEQYGQNLDRLQVGDRVGVVRKDDGTLHFWVNGIDQGPAATNVPEHVYGVIDLYGQAAQASIVDTSECGTPDTGNSTISNTTLFPSAEPRMRFNTCVHGRNAHILNGGLTACRPKALAEFNDAIVFSSRPLRQRELFEIVLDTVVDRWNGSIEIGVTAIRPDELSLPSTATDLEHETIMVSGTMLLLNGCTIRSDLPFDLDALGQGSRVGVMRNGDAIHFSVNGIDLGAFYDSKAPNLYAVVDLYGQCAQVSITAPTHTGTGNGAGVTGDLRAPYAISENSQSLQATSVIQPMALVESKHRWSCISANSVTLGHNWTLASRGTNTALSHCLVFSDRPLVPGETFEIKITEVNPLYSGCLRVGATDLNLCDEHVRKNIPISMRRIPANVWYVSGNEVRHNSTLLQRSLASLEWLRVGDRIGIELTPSRTLRILLNSEDMNIAFTNLPDSADVFAVVELIGSTMAVQVISSQGPSSPLRPCSLRLQDSLELGLDPLNKQDSMLESIDSDSLAMEFSELYLGKNVTLFDDRKSATRMQSYNQAIVCLSRPLCKGHSVSVRVNTINTQWKGTIAVGALGAAPGASPTQFPFPTSAILFRRPCWIVTHDYVNINGTKTQSRYGELLDSIQPGTIITLTLTHAGCLLITCGQTQLEELATGLPHHVYPVFDLYGKCERVTIYNGDPKNGSPIAEELAVLPNEPQRLGGQMMMGGTIGNGGGPAIESSVAGSGATVAGTVLDNGENVPQCEKADLEVHEKETDQTVAYQPVATTSSSSNAMSRSVMDCVSENLLMNISIKIRTANEARNQELSNSCCLRDSLQLQHSTNLNIQRSQSTHRFNANAMQGSYDSNRGGGDQSQSMSSGNYDEGFEDYQHRPAVSSVATVAGSTSVTTSTSTGVEGSNTIDRAVGGEENTDTNYLDDVVESNIDFTGAGGDANCDTNLTDVNQNITADESLDDEEDDDDDEDRDRNTLAHNSRTKLGLQLQTVGGTPVNTADSSVSCSSRPIATTQRLAPEGAENEEHNTQQQRNQKPPIPAGYSSATYPPPAVENRDCDYLKLVMSFKRTLMLPDAFFVDEPCACYCTSCQLPLTNAGSINILKNWVRFPLNQLMVQGGCVVVNTVDDFVWTTAYYNTRVDKIRSVLDHGQPLPIESGQLHPDASSVTSTLNDNFIPGTHILLRSVPDASQPVNTMAASNPTGSTRGRPFPLRYMVNGQFFHIKTAFEVRVRTQAISAVDRPEGEQTQPRTSMQTDGATNTPGSGSSTATTSLTTGANNSNNANDFTFRSWTTKEVDACVLTALLIHLIPN from the exons ATGTCCTCCACCGTGTTTCATCGCCGCTGTGGCAAGCGGATTACGCTGACGAACGGGAACCGTACGGCGATGCGAAATGTGAGCGAATTCAACCATGGGCTGGTGCTGAGTGCGGAACCGCTACAGGACGATGTCCTGTTTGAGGTGCGAATCGACGAAAAG ATACAAGCCTGGAGTGGAAGCATCGAGATTGGCATCACGACAGTCAATCCCGAATCGACCGAATTGCCTCCCTGTGCAATGAAGCTGCGCAACACAACCTGGGTAATGTCTGGCATATCCGTGCTAAACGATGGTCTCCTGCTAGTTGAATCGTATGGACTGGATTTGGAAAAGTTGGGCGAAGGTGATCGTGTCGGTGTGCAGCGAACCGCTCGCGGGGAGTTGGTGTTCTACGTAAACGGAGAACCACAAGGTGTTGCCGCACGAGACATTCCCCGGCAGGTGTACGCACTGGTAAATCTGTACGGTAAATGTGTGCAGGTTACGATAACATCCGGTCAGCTGGCGGATCTTCCCGGCCCTGAGTACGGTGCATGTACTTCATCCGAGGACATAAGCGCATCACCACAAATATCGCAAAACATTGATCTCCCAATGTCGGTGGAAATGTCCGTCAATGGTGCAACGGCAACGACGAACTCTACTGTGGTTGCGGCAACTACTTCCTGCAGCAGTTCGGTGATTACGTCCAGCACCGAGGGAACGTCCGATCCGAGCGATAAGCTGCGCTTCCACACACGCTGCGGATCGTTGGTAAAGTTGAGCTCCAACTGTCGGACGGCTGAGCGTCGACGTCCGTTGGACGAGTTTAACAACGGGGTAGTAATGACACATCGACCGTTGTGGGACAATGAGCTGTTTGAAATTCGCATCGACCGTCTGGTAGATAAGTGGTCCGGATCGATTGAGGTGGGTGTAACGACACACTGTCCTTCGGCGCTACAGTTCCCAGCGACAATGACTAACTTGCGCAGCGGAACAATCATGATGTCCGGATGCGGAATTCTCACGAACGGCAAGGGAACGCGTCGGGAGTACGGGGAGTTTAATTTGGATGAGCTGCGGGAAGGTGATCGTGTGGGTATGATGCGAAAATCGAACGGAAATCTTCACTACTACATTAATGGACGGGATCAGGGTGTTGCGGCAACCCGGGTCGCTCAAACGCTGTGGGGCGTTATAGATCTGTACGGGATGACAATCAAGGTCACGATCGTGGATCGTGATGAGCGCGAACAGCGTAATCTCGTTACACGGCGCAACCATATGCTAAGCATGCCGGCCCAGATACAGGAACTTCCGCTCAGCAGCACCCTACCGCACACCGGAACCACTACGAACGGTAGTCCATCGGAAGTGGACGGAGTCGGTTCCACACTACTCGATCGCTTACTATTTCACCAGATGTGTGGTTCGCACGCAAGCGTCACCCACAGTGGCCGTACCGCACTCCGTCCAAACGCGTCAGATGATTTCAATAATGGCGTTGTGCTAACCCGACGGCCATTGCGCCCGAATGAACTCTTCCAGGTTCGGCTCGAGCGAGTCGTCACCAAGTGGGCCGGATCGATTGAAATGGGCGTCACAACGCACAGCCCAACCGAGCTGGATTTTCCCTTCACAATGACTAACGTCCGGACCGGCACGTGGATGATGACGGGGAACGGTGTCATGCACAACGGCATGACCGTAATCGAACAGTACGGCCAGAATCTTGACCGGTTGCAGGTGGGCGATCGGGTCGGTGTAGTACGGAAGGACGACGGCACGCTACACTTCTGGGTGAACGGTATCGATCAAGGTCCGGCCGCTACGAACGTCCCAGAGCACGTGTACGGTGTGATCGATCTGTACGGACAGGCGGCACAAGCAAGCATCGTCGACACCTCCGAGTGTGGTACACCGGATACGGGGAATTCGACCATCTCCAACACAACCCTCTTCCCATCGGCCGAACCACGAATGCGCTTTAACACGTGCGTACACGGCAGGAATGCGCACATCCTTAACGGTGGCCTAACCGCCTGTCGCCCAAAAGCGCTGGCCGAGTTCAATGATGCGATCGTATTTAGCAGCCGACCTTTACGTCAGCGGGAACTGTTCGAAATCGTACTCGATACGGTGGTCGACCGGTGGAATGGGAGCATCGAAATTGGTGTTACGGCAATTCGGCCGGACGAACTGTCACTACCGAGTACGGCGACCGATCTCGAGCACGAAACGATCATGGTTTCCGGCACGATGCTCCTGCTGAACGGTTGCACGATACGAAGCGATCTTCCGTTCGATCTCGACGCACTCGGCCAGGGTTCGCGGGTTGGCGTAATGCGCAACGGGGACGCTATCCATTTTTCCGTCAACGGTATCGATTTGGGTGCATTTTACGATTCAAAAGCACCGAACCTATACGCCGTGGTGGATCTGTACGGACAGTGTGCTCAGGTTAGCATTACGGCACCGACGCACACCGGAACCGGGAATGGTGCGGGCGTTACCGGGGACCTGCGTGCACCGTACGCGATCAGTGAGAATTCTCAAAGTCTGCAGGCAACGTCCGTCATTCAGCCGATGGCACTGGTAGAATCGAAACACCGTTGGTCCTGCATATCCGCCAACTCGGTAACGCTCGGACACAATTGGACGTTGGCATCGCGCGGTACCAATACGGCCCTCTCGCACTGTCTCGTATTTTCCGACCGACCGCTTGTTCCCGGAGAAACGTTTGAGATCAAAATTACCGAAGTGAATCCACTATATTCGGGATGCTTGCGGGTCGGTGCAACCGATTTGAATCTTTGCGATGAGCACGTGCGCAAGAACATCCCGATCAGCATGCGCCGTATACCGGCGAACGTGTGGTACGTTAGTGGCAACGAAGTGCGGCACAATTCGACACTTCTGCAGCGTTCGCTTGCATCGTTGGAATGGTTACGCGTAGGTGATCGTATCGGGATTGAGCTAACACCGAGCAGAACCTTACGAATCCTGCTCAACTCCGAGGACATGAACATAGCCTTCACCAATCTGCCCGATTCGGCGGACGTGTTTGCGGTAGTTGAGCTAATTGGATCAACAATGGCCGTGCAGGTAATTTCTTCCCAGGGTCCTAGCTCTCCACTAAGACCTTGCAGCCTACGGCTGCAGGACTCGCTAGAACTCGGTCTTGATCCACTAAACAAGCAAGATTCCATGCTGGAATCGATTGATTCTGACAGTTTGGCGATGGAATTTTCCGAACTCTATCTGGGCAAAAATGTGACACTGTTCGATGATCGGAAATCGGCCACTCGGATGCAATCGTACAATCAAGCGATCGTTTGCTTGTCTCGGCCACTGTGCAAAGGACACAGCGTTAGTGTGCGCGTAAATACGATCAACACCCAGTGGAAGGGTACGATTGCAGTTGGAGCGCTCGGTGCCGCGCCCGGTGCATCTCCGACCCAGTTTCCGTTCCCAACTTCGGCCATCTTATTCCGACGCCCATGCTGGATAGTGACGCATGATTACGTGAATATAAACGGTACGAAAACACAGTCCCGGTATGGAGAGTTGCTCGATTCGATACAACCTGGAACAATCATAACGCTCACCTTAACACATGCCGGCTGTTTGCTAATTACTTGTGGACAGACACAGCTTGAAGAGTTGGCAACTGGACTGCCACACCACGTGTATCCCGTGTTTGATCTTTATGGCAAGTGTGAACGAGTTACGATCTACAACGGTGATCCCAAGAATGGTAGCCCGATTGCGGAGGAATTGGCTGTACTGCCGAATGAACCGCAGCGACTGGGTGGACAGATGATGATGGGAGGCACAATCGGTAACGGTGGTGGACCGGCGATCGAGTCGAGTGTTGCCGGATCTGGTGCCACAGTTGCAGGCACCGTCCTGGATAATGGGGAAAATGTGCCACAATGCGAGAAGGCTGATCTGGAAGTGCACGAGAAGGAAACGGATCAAACGGTAGCTTACCAACCGGTGGCGACTACATCCAGCTCGTCCAATGCAAT GAGCCGCTCCGTGATGGACTGTGTGTCGGAGAACTTACTGATGAATATATCGATAAAGATACGTACCGCAAACGAAGCCCGCAATCAGGAACTCTCGAATTCTTG CTGCTTACGCGATTCACTTCAACTACAGCACTCGACCAATCTCAATATCCAGCGAAGCCAGAGCACACACCGGTTCAATGCGAACGCAATGCAGGGCAGCTACGACAGCAATCGTGGCGGTGGCGATCAATCACAATCGATGAGCTCCGGTAACTACGACGAAGGATTCGAGGACTATCAGCATCGTCCTGCAGTTTCATCTGTAGCAACAGTAGCAGGATCTACGAGCGTTACTACCAGTACTTCAACTGGTGTAGAAGGATCGAATACCATCGATCGTGCAGTTGGTGGAGAGGAAAACACCGATACCAATTATCTGGATGATGTGGTTGAGTCGAATATAGATTTCACaggtgctggtggtgatgcgAATTGTGATACGAACCTGACCGACGTTAACCAAAATATAACCGCTGACGAGTCGTTGGATGATGaggaagacgatgatgatgatgaagatcgCGATCGGAATACGCTCGCGCATAACAGTCGCACGAAACTTGGACTGCAGTTGCAAACTGTTGGAGGAACTCCAGTTAATACGGCAGATTCATCAGTTTCCTGCTCATCGAGACCGATTGCAACCACTCAAAGATTAGCTCCGGAAGGTGCGGAAAATGAAGAACACAACACCCAGCAACAGCGAAACCAGAAACCACCCATTCCGGCAGGTTACAGCTCCGCGACCTATCCGCCACCGGCGGTCGAAAATCGAGACTGTGACTATTTAAAGCTGGTGATGAGCTTCAAGCGTACACTAATGCTACCGGATGCATTCTTTGTGGATGAACCCTGTGCGTGTTACTGCACCTCCTGTCAGCTACCTTTGACAAATGCCGGTTCGATAAACATCCTTAAGAACTGGGTGCGATTCCCATTGAATCAGCTGATGGTGCAGGGTGGATGTGTGGTTGTGAACACGGTGGACGATTTCGTTTGGACGACGGCATACTACAACACTCGAGTTGATAAGATACGATCCGTGTTGGATCACGGTCAACCATTGCCGATCG AATCTGGCCAATTACATCCGGATGCATCTTCTGTAACGTCTACGCTAAATGATAACTTCATTCCCGGTACACACATACTGCTACGTTCGGTTCCGGATGCGTCCCAACCTGTCAATACGATGGCAGCTTCCAATCCCACCGGTTCTACCCGTGGTCGTCCGTTTCCGCTTCGTTACATGGTAAATGGACAATTTTTCCACATTAAAACCGCTTTTGAAGTACGCGTCCGTACACAAGCGATCTCTGCCGTTGATCGACCGGAAGGTGAACAGACACAGCCGAGAACGTCGATGCAGACGGATGGTGCTACCAATACACCGGGCAGTGGAAGTTCGACGGCAACGACATCGCTGACGACCGGGGCTAACAATAGCAACAATGCAAATGATTTCACATTCCGTTCCTGGACCACGAAGGAGGTAGATGCTTGTGTCCTGACAGCGCTGCTAATACATTTGATACCGAACTAA
- the LOC126568451 gene encoding BAG family molecular chaperone regulator 2 isoform X1, which translates to MITTPAFGAASSSSSSASSTNTQSASGGAESMEVDIQLATGVVMDAAAGTSTEWPRSPRVDEANNTWMSKPPMERFIDVLDQLDMKVEMLRKDAMVLRDKKDFLAMSVDLLRNNEYLTGLNENERDEIKCYVQRISNRLGTVELNVCTVRDQAQEDSLHHVNSLIDLIIASEDPVMSRQKCQQYLNACSTTDTSVYTDFDPSTIYTDKKFESVLLGCTLDDQKTIKKRLQALLVYLTQQTIVH; encoded by the exons ATGATCACGACACCCGCATTTGGTGCagcatcttcatcttcatcatccgcATCGTCCACGAACACTCAATCGGCATCGGGTGGCGCCGAAAGCATGGAGGTGGACATACAGCTTGCAACGGGTGTTGTGATGGATGCTGCTGCCGGTACAAGCACCGAGTGGCCCCGGTCACCCCGGGTCGATGAGGCTAACAACACCTGGATGAGCAAACCGCCGATGGAAAG GTTTATCGATGTCCTTGACCAGCTGGACATGAAAGTAGAAATGCTGCGCAAGGATGCGATGGTGTTGCGCGACAAAAAGGACTTCCTGGCCATGTCGGTGGATCTGCTAAGGAACAACGAGTACCTGACCGGACTGAACGAAA ACGAGCGTGATGAGATTAAGTGTTACGTACAGCGAATAAGCAACCGGCTCGGTACGGTCGAACTGAACGTGTGCACCGTGCGCGACCAAGCACAAGAAGATTCGCTGCACCATGTCAACAGTTTGATCGATCTAATCATCGCGAGCGAAGATCCGGTCATGTCACGCCAAAAGTGCCAACAGTATCTGAATGCGTGCAGCACCACCGATACGAGCGTGTACACCGATTTCGATCCGAGCACAATCTACACGGACAAGAAGTTCGAGAGCGTCCTGCTCGGCTGCACGTTGGACGAtcagaaaacgatcaagaagCGGCTGCAGGCGCTGCTCGTGTACCTTACCCAGCAAACGATTGTCCATTGA
- the LOC126568016 gene encoding T-cell immunomodulatory protein encodes MKFHFLPTTVHLVLVYLLPVLIDPRQTVVRAGDIIDITSTVFDKLTDAIPAAYGDFNSDELTDVFVLRNNFHTLQILLGSDDKPLLKEGPKCEYKRHRITSIVPGDFDGDAYMDVMFTVQPDEDDARTHVYINWGAAEVMNCTAEDERPLIEMIGQPLALDYDNDFIIDLFGMDLERKRTFWIFKKPDDRGQRGQFTVQMEGTHGAELSVPHSHAVLDLNKDFTADLFLTTTDGFEVWLGVSSQTKFHFSHKISFPEGNYNKHVGRAIFLDVELDGSLLPLFPMCFDAKCVNSSIFVHHGNHLHDLQIDFKDDHNDAWHFVVPNKSNWATQSITLRGGDFNLDGYPDLLATLTKSGDQMQTFLLENVPCEKSACNHMTRTFVVRWKALAPFSNGTMMGSFFDFYNDGILDAIFVERYGNGTRPVAFRNSLDYDANFVKVIVLTGLSNSSGPKILTPLGRKKRTFGTNLPGPRIEYNTTTQDGEPQHGASAQLPQSAYLSLHLPFTTFGLGRTPNFVDSLTVGLWNHSRTWTQLIPNSQMIVVPNPIEEPERWKAQLFVTPSKLIVMSVIALGVICLVILLLILILYAKEKREDRIQRSLEAHRFHFDAM; translated from the coding sequence ATGAAATTTCACTTCCTACCGACGACGGTGCATCTGGTGCTGGTTTACCTACTTCCGGTGCTGATTGACCCGAGGCAAACCGTGGTCCGGGCGGGTGACATCATCGACATAACGAGCACCGTGTTCGACAAGCTGACCGATGCGATTCCGGCCGCGTACGGTGATTTCAACTCGGACGAGCTGACCGACGTGTTTGTGTTGCGAAACAACTTCCACACGCTACAGATACTGCTCGGCAGCGATGACAAACCGCTGCTAAAGGAAGGCCCAAAGTGCGAGTACAAGCGGCACAGGATCACCAGCATCGTGCCGGGCGATTTCGATGGCGATGCGTACATGGACGTGATGTTTACGGTGCAACCGGACGAGGACGATGCGCGCACCCACGTTTACATCAACTGGGGTGCGGCAGAGGTGATGAACTGTACGGCGGAAGACGAAAGGCCACTGATCGAGATGATCGGTCAACCGTTGGCGCTGGATTACGATAACGATTTCATTATCGATCTGTTCGGGATGGATCTGGAGCGGAAGCGAACGTTTTGGATCTTTAAAAAGCCGGACGATCGTGGACAGCGGGGCCAGTTTACGGTGCAGATGGAGGGAACACACGGTGCGGAACTGTCCGTACCCCATTCGCATGCCGTGCTCGATCTGAACAAAGACTTTACGGCCGATCTGTTCCTCACCACAACGGACGGGTTTGAGGTGTGGCTGGGTGTAAGTAGCCAGACGAAGTTTCACTTTAGCCACAAGATAAGCTTCCCGGAGGGAAACTACAACAAGCACGTCGGACGCGCCATCTTTCTGGACGTAGAGCTGGACGGAAGCTTGCTACCGCTGTTCCCAATGTGTTTCGATGCCAAGTGCGTAAATTCGAGCATTTTCGTCCATCACGGGAACCATCTGCACGATTTGCAGATCGATTTCAAGGACGACCACAATGACGCATGGCACTTTGTTGTGCCGAACAAATCGAACTGGGCCACGCAAAGTATTACGCTGCGCGGAGGAGACTTCAATCTCGACGGTTATCCGGATCTGCTCGCAACGCTTACGAAATCCGGCGATCAGATGCAAACGTTCCTGCTGGAAAATGTCCCGTGCGAGAAGAGTGCCTGCAACCACATGACGCGCACGTTCGTAGTCCGATGGAAAGCTCTGGCACCGTTTTCGAACGGTACGATGATGGGatcatttttcgatttctACAACGACGGCATACTGGACGCAATTTTCGTCGAGCGGTACGGGAATGGAACACGTCCGGTTGCTTTCCGCAATTCGCTCGATTATGATGCGAACTTTGTGAAAGTGATCGTACTGACCGGACTAAGCAATAGTAGTGGGCCAAAGATTTTAACACCACTGGGACGTAAAAAGCGTACCTTCGGTACGAATCTACCGGGTCCACGCATCGAATACAACACAACGACCCAGGACGGTGAACCTCAGCACGGTGCCTCGGCCCAACTTCCCCAGTCGGCTTACCTATCGCTGCATCTACCATTCACAACGTTTGGATTGGGCCGGACGCCTAACTTTGTCGACTCGCTCACGGTTGGGCTGTGGAATCATTCGCGCACCTGGACCCAGCTGATACCGAACTCGCAGATGATCGTTGTACCGAATCCGATCGAGGAACCGGAACGCTGGAAGGCGCAGCTATTCGTTACGCCCAGCAAGCTGATCGTGATGAGTGTGATTGCGCTGGGCGTGATCTGTCTGGTGATACTGCTGCTTATACTTATCCTGTACGCGAAGGAAAAGCGTGAAGATCGGATACAACGGTCGCTGGAGGCGCATCGGTTCCATTTCGATGCGATGTAA
- the LOC126568162 gene encoding general transcription factor IIH subunit 4 encodes MSEVKSGQGNSSKGSASSLIAKPANLECKDLEEYLKSRPPEVLEKLYNYPAICLAVYRELPEIARQFVIRILFVEQPIPQAVVSSWATQVYAKENTSVSQVLTELGVWRSAAYPGGLAAWELCPTFKKNLKIALLGGGRPWSMSNALDPDQKSRDIDFLDTYAMSRWRCVLHYMVGAGSSKGMEGEGISPDAVRILLHANLMKRDETDGSPVITRQGFQFLLLDTQAQVWHFMLQYLDTCEARGLNLPECLSMLFQLSFSTLGRDYSSEGLSPGLLTFLQHLREFGLVYQRKRKEGRFYPTRLAHNITSKNASHATTLAQDQESNATKDKGYIIVETNYRVYAYTDSNLQVALLGLFTELLYRFPNLVVGVLTRDSVRQAFRGGITAEQIISYLEQHAHPTMLTVEQTINTKSSLPPTVVDQIKLWENERNRFTYTEGVVYNQFLSQADFITLRDYAQSIGVMIWQNERIRTMVVTKNGHDDVKKFWKRYSKGGS; translated from the exons ATGTCGGAGGTGAAAAGTGGCCAAGGTAACAGCAGCAAAGGTTCAGCGTCGTCACTCATCGCAAAACCGGCGAATTTGGAATGCAAAGATTTGGAAGAGTACCTCAAATCGCGACCACCGGAAGTGCTGGAAAAGCTGTACAATTATCCGGCCATTTGTCTTGCCGTGTATCG GGAGCTTCCCGAGATTGCGCGCCAGTTTGTTATCAGAATTCTGTTCGTCGAGCAACCGATTCCACAAGCGGTCGTGTCCTCGTGGGCAACACAGGTCTACGCTAA AGAAAACACATCCGTCTCGCAGGTACTCACCGAACTTGGCGTATGGCGCAGTGCAGCCTATCCGGGCGGATTGGCCGCCTGGGAGCTGTGCCCAACGTTCAAGAAGAACCTCAAAATCGCCCTACTGGGAGGCGGACGACCGTGGTCGATGTCGAACGCCCTAGACCCGGACCAGAAGTCGCGCGACATCGACTTCCTGGACACGTACGCCATGTCCCGGTGGCGTTGCGTGCTGCACTATATGGTTGGTGCCGGTAGCTCGAAGGGAATGGAGGGCGAAGGCATTTCACCGGACGCAGTACGCATTCTCCTACACGCCAATCTTATGAAACGGGACGAAACAGACGGTAGTCCAGTCATTACGCGGCAAGGATTCCAGTTCCTTCTGCTcgacacacaagcacaagTGTGGCATTTTATGCTTCAATATCTCGATACGTGTGAAGCCCGCGGTCTTAACCTGCCTGAGTGTCTTTCGATGCTTTTCCAGCTCAGCTTCAGTACACTAGGGCGGGATTACAGCTCCGAAGGGCTTAGTCCAGGATTGCTAACCTTCCTCCAGCATCTGCGTGAGTTTGGGCTGGTTTACCAACGGAAGCGTAAAGAAGGTCGCTTCTATCCGACGCGCTTAGCGCACAACATTACCTCGAAGAATGCATCGCACGCGACCACACTGGCCCAGGATCAGGAATCCAATGCCACCAAGGACAAAGGATACATAATCGTGGAAACGAACTATCGCGTGTATGCGTACACCGATTCCAACCTCCAGGTAGCACTCCTGGGACTATTCACCGAGTTGCTGTATCGCTTCCCAAATTTGGTAGTCGGTGTACTAACGCGCGATTCCGTCCGGCAAGCGTTCCGTGGTGGAATTACCGCGGAACAGATCATTAGCTATCTCGAGCAGCACGCACATCCAACGATGCTGACGGTCGAGCAGACGATCAACACCAAATCGTCCCTGCCGCCAACGGTGGTCGATCAGATCAAGCTGTGGGAAAACGAACGGAACCGCTTTACCTACACCGAGGGCGTCGTGTACAATCAGTTCCTATCACAGGCCGATTTTATAACGCTGCGCGATTACGCACAGTCGATCGGTGTAATGATATGGCAGAATGAGCGTATTCGTACGATGGTCGTGACGAAGAATGGGCACGATGATGTGAAAAAGTTCTGGAAACGCTACTCCAAGGGTGGCAGTTAG
- the LOC126568451 gene encoding BAG family molecular chaperone regulator 2 isoform X2, producing the protein MKVEMLRKDAMVLRDKKDFLAMSVDLLRNNEYLTGLNENERDEIKCYVQRISNRLGTVELNVCTVRDQAQEDSLHHVNSLIDLIIASEDPVMSRQKCQQYLNACSTTDTSVYTDFDPSTIYTDKKFESVLLGCTLDDQKTIKKRLQALLVYLTQQTIVH; encoded by the exons ATGAAAGTAGAAATGCTGCGCAAGGATGCGATGGTGTTGCGCGACAAAAAGGACTTCCTGGCCATGTCGGTGGATCTGCTAAGGAACAACGAGTACCTGACCGGACTGAACGAAA ACGAGCGTGATGAGATTAAGTGTTACGTACAGCGAATAAGCAACCGGCTCGGTACGGTCGAACTGAACGTGTGCACCGTGCGCGACCAAGCACAAGAAGATTCGCTGCACCATGTCAACAGTTTGATCGATCTAATCATCGCGAGCGAAGATCCGGTCATGTCACGCCAAAAGTGCCAACAGTATCTGAATGCGTGCAGCACCACCGATACGAGCGTGTACACCGATTTCGATCCGAGCACAATCTACACGGACAAGAAGTTCGAGAGCGTCCTGCTCGGCTGCACGTTGGACGAtcagaaaacgatcaagaagCGGCTGCAGGCGCTGCTCGTGTACCTTACCCAGCAAACGATTGTCCATTGA